One window from the genome of Saimiri boliviensis isolate mSaiBol1 chromosome 2, mSaiBol1.pri, whole genome shotgun sequence encodes:
- the VIPAS39 gene encoding spermatogenesis-defective protein 39 homolog isoform X2 codes for MNRTKGDEEEYWNSSKFKAFTFDDEDDELSQLKESKRAVNSLRDFVDDDDDDDLERVSWTGEPVGSRTRPGSFQSLSDALSDTPAKSYAPELGRPKGEYRDYSNDWSPSDTLRRLRKGKVCSLERFRSLQDKLQLLEEAVSMHDGNVITAVLIFLKRTLSKEILFRELEVRQIALRHLIHFLKEIGDQKLLLDLFRFLDRTEELALSHYREHLNIQDADKRKEFLKTCIGLPFSAEDSAHIQDHYTLLERQIIIEANDCHLESAGQTEIFRKHPRKASILNMPLVTTLFYSCFYHYTEAEGTFSSPVNLKKTFKIPDKQYVLTALAARAKLRAWNDVDALFTTKNWLGYTKKRAPIGFHRVVEILHKNNAPVQILQEYVNLVEDVDTKLNLATKFKCHDVVIDTCRDLKDRQQLLAYRSKVDKGSAEEEKIDALLSSSQIRWKN; via the exons TTAAAGGAGTCCAAGCGGGCGGTGAACAGCCTCCGAGACTTTGtggatgatgatgacgatgatgaccTGGAGCGAGTCAGCTGGACTGGGGAACCTGTGGGAA GTAGAACTAGACCGGGAAGTTTCCAGTCCCTTTCTGATG ctctgtcagacACACCTGCCAAAAGCTATGCTCCAGAGCTGGGGAGACCCAAAGGGGAGTATAGG GATTACAGCAATGATTGGAGCCCCAGTGATACACTGCGACGCCTCCGGAAGGGCAAA GTCTGCTCACTGGAGAGATTCCGCTCCTTACAGGACAAGCTACAACTCCTAGAAGAGGCAGTAAGCATGCATGATGGAAACGTCATTACTGCA GTTCTGATTTTCCTGAAGAGGACACTGAGCAAAG AGATCCTCTTCCGAGAGCTGGAGGTGCGACAGATTGCCCTGAGACATCTTATCCACTTCCTTAAGGAAATAGGGGATCAAAAGCTGCTGTTAGACCTCTTCAG GTTCCTAGATAGAACAGAAGAGCTTGCG CTATCTCATTATCGAGAGCATTTGAACATTCAGGACGCTGACAAACGAAAAGAATTTCTTAAGACCTGTATTGG TTTGCCATTTTCAGCAGAAGATTCTGCACACATACAGGACCATTACACGCTCCTGGAACGTCAGATCATTATTGAG GCTAATGATTGCCATCTAGAATCAGCAGGACAGACTGAGATCTTCCGAAAGCACCCCCGCAAAGCTTCCATCCTCAACATGCCACTAGTGACAACGCTTTTCTACTCCTGCTTCTATCACTACACGGAGGCTGAG GGGACATTCAGCAGTCCTGTCAACCTGAAGAAGACATTTAAG ATCCCAGACAAACAGTATGTGCTGACAGCCCTGGCTGCTCGTGCCAAGCTTCGAGCCTGGAATGATGTAGATGCCCTATTCACCACAAAG aACTGGCTGGGTTATACCAAGAAGAGAGCACCCATTGGCTTCCATCGAGTTGTCGAAATTTTGCACAAGAACAATGCCCCTGTGCAG ATATTACAGGAGTATGTCAATCTGGTGGAAGATGTGGACACAAAGTTGAACTTAGCCACTAAGTTCAAATGCCATGATGTCGTCATTGAT ACCTGCCGAGACCTGAAGGATCGTCAGCAGTTGCTAGCATACCGGAGTAAGGTAGATAAAGGATCAGCAGAGGAGGAAAAGATTGACGCTCTTCTCAGCAGCTCG CAAATTCGATGGAAGAATTAA
- the VIPAS39 gene encoding spermatogenesis-defective protein 39 homolog isoform X1, which produces MNRTKGDEEEYWNSSKFKAFTFDDEDDELSQLKESKRAVNSLRDFVDDDDDDDLERVSWTGEPVGSISWSIKETAGNSGSTHEGREQLKSRNSFSSYAQLPKPTSTYSLSSFFRGRTRPGSFQSLSDALSDTPAKSYAPELGRPKGEYRDYSNDWSPSDTLRRLRKGKVCSLERFRSLQDKLQLLEEAVSMHDGNVITAVLIFLKRTLSKEILFRELEVRQIALRHLIHFLKEIGDQKLLLDLFRFLDRTEELALSHYREHLNIQDADKRKEFLKTCIGLPFSAEDSAHIQDHYTLLERQIIIEANDCHLESAGQTEIFRKHPRKASILNMPLVTTLFYSCFYHYTEAEGTFSSPVNLKKTFKIPDKQYVLTALAARAKLRAWNDVDALFTTKNWLGYTKKRAPIGFHRVVEILHKNNAPVQILQEYVNLVEDVDTKLNLATKFKCHDVVIDTCRDLKDRQQLLAYRSKVDKGSAEEEKIDALLSSSQIRWKN; this is translated from the exons TTAAAGGAGTCCAAGCGGGCGGTGAACAGCCTCCGAGACTTTGtggatgatgatgacgatgatgaccTGGAGCGAGTCAGCTGGACTGGGGAACCTGTGGGAA GTATCTCATGGTCCATCAAAGAGACTGCTGGTAATAGCGGGTCAACCCATGAGGGGCGTGAACAGCTAAAGAGCCGAAATAGCTTCTCCTCCTATGCACAACTACCCAAGCCTACTTCTACCTACTCCCTGAGCAGCTTTTTTAGAG GTAGAACTAGACCGGGAAGTTTCCAGTCCCTTTCTGATG ctctgtcagacACACCTGCCAAAAGCTATGCTCCAGAGCTGGGGAGACCCAAAGGGGAGTATAGG GATTACAGCAATGATTGGAGCCCCAGTGATACACTGCGACGCCTCCGGAAGGGCAAA GTCTGCTCACTGGAGAGATTCCGCTCCTTACAGGACAAGCTACAACTCCTAGAAGAGGCAGTAAGCATGCATGATGGAAACGTCATTACTGCA GTTCTGATTTTCCTGAAGAGGACACTGAGCAAAG AGATCCTCTTCCGAGAGCTGGAGGTGCGACAGATTGCCCTGAGACATCTTATCCACTTCCTTAAGGAAATAGGGGATCAAAAGCTGCTGTTAGACCTCTTCAG GTTCCTAGATAGAACAGAAGAGCTTGCG CTATCTCATTATCGAGAGCATTTGAACATTCAGGACGCTGACAAACGAAAAGAATTTCTTAAGACCTGTATTGG TTTGCCATTTTCAGCAGAAGATTCTGCACACATACAGGACCATTACACGCTCCTGGAACGTCAGATCATTATTGAG GCTAATGATTGCCATCTAGAATCAGCAGGACAGACTGAGATCTTCCGAAAGCACCCCCGCAAAGCTTCCATCCTCAACATGCCACTAGTGACAACGCTTTTCTACTCCTGCTTCTATCACTACACGGAGGCTGAG GGGACATTCAGCAGTCCTGTCAACCTGAAGAAGACATTTAAG ATCCCAGACAAACAGTATGTGCTGACAGCCCTGGCTGCTCGTGCCAAGCTTCGAGCCTGGAATGATGTAGATGCCCTATTCACCACAAAG aACTGGCTGGGTTATACCAAGAAGAGAGCACCCATTGGCTTCCATCGAGTTGTCGAAATTTTGCACAAGAACAATGCCCCTGTGCAG ATATTACAGGAGTATGTCAATCTGGTGGAAGATGTGGACACAAAGTTGAACTTAGCCACTAAGTTCAAATGCCATGATGTCGTCATTGAT ACCTGCCGAGACCTGAAGGATCGTCAGCAGTTGCTAGCATACCGGAGTAAGGTAGATAAAGGATCAGCAGAGGAGGAAAAGATTGACGCTCTTCTCAGCAGCTCG CAAATTCGATGGAAGAATTAA